A single Blastococcus colisei DNA region contains:
- a CDS encoding GNAT family N-acetyltransferase yields the protein MTDVDIRPATPAEAEQLLADSRRIFAESLTRHRGLSAEEAAAKAAGDTAALLPDGAGTPGHLFLAARREGNLTGGVWVAMRGPDRPDAAWIYHLWVAPSERRRGLGRRLVEEAADAVRERGARHLQLNVFGDNTGAIALYERMGFSITAQQMSRPLSES from the coding sequence ATGACCGACGTCGACATCCGGCCGGCCACGCCGGCCGAGGCCGAGCAGTTGCTCGCCGACTCCCGGCGGATCTTCGCCGAATCCCTCACCCGCCATCGTGGCCTGTCCGCAGAGGAAGCAGCCGCGAAGGCCGCGGGGGACACCGCAGCGCTGCTCCCCGACGGCGCGGGGACACCGGGCCACCTGTTCCTCGCCGCCCGTCGCGAGGGGAATCTGACCGGTGGGGTGTGGGTGGCGATGCGCGGCCCCGACCGGCCGGACGCGGCATGGATCTACCACCTGTGGGTGGCGCCGTCCGAGCGCCGGCGCGGGCTCGGCCGACGGTTGGTCGAGGAGGCTGCGGACGCGGTGCGCGAGCGCGGAGCCCGCCACCTCCAGCTCAATGTCTTCGGGGACAACACCGGCGCCATCGCGCTGTACGAGCGGATGGGTTTCAGCATCACCGCTCAGCAGATGAGCCGGCCGCTGTCCGAGAGCTGA
- a CDS encoding maltokinase N-terminal cap-like domain-containing protein, whose translation MATIHRTTMAPTKLELIGNWLPRQPWYRDRGAPPELSRAGGFRLDDPAGEVGIELLLVTDGSGAGATTYFVPLTYRGAALDEAAGGLLGTSEHGALGTRWIYDAEHDPVATAQLLAFVAGAVEAQHQSESDTLDPTVGRSWAGDGGPRAVELVRVPEPGVLGTGRGVVEVDWTRPDGSAVRGVVAVVR comes from the coding sequence ATGGCCACGATCCACCGGACGACGATGGCGCCGACCAAGCTGGAACTGATCGGGAACTGGCTGCCGCGACAGCCCTGGTACCGGGACAGGGGCGCGCCGCCGGAGCTGTCCCGGGCCGGAGGGTTCCGCCTGGACGACCCGGCCGGTGAGGTCGGGATCGAGCTGTTGCTGGTCACCGACGGCAGCGGGGCCGGGGCGACGACCTACTTCGTCCCGCTGACCTATCGCGGTGCGGCGCTGGACGAGGCGGCGGGCGGACTCCTCGGCACCTCGGAGCACGGCGCCCTCGGAACCCGGTGGATCTACGACGCGGAGCACGATCCGGTGGCGACGGCGCAGCTGCTCGCGTTCGTGGCCGGCGCGGTCGAGGCGCAGCACCAGAGCGAGAGCGACACCCTCGACCCCACGGTCGGCCGCTCGTGGGCCGGCGATGGAGGGCCGCGCGCCGTCGAGCTCGTCCGGGTACCGGAACCGGGGGTTCTCGGCACCGGCCGTGGGGTGGTCGAGGTGGACTGGACGCGTCCGGACGGGAGCGCCGTCCGCGGCGTCGTCGCCGTCGTCCGGTAG
- a CDS encoding GYD domain-containing protein: protein MPMYLTRFSYTPETWAMLIAQPEDRRRAAAAYIESVGGKLHGFWYAFGSHDGVNLWEAPDNVSMAAVALAIGGGGALSSIETTVLLTVEETLEALGRAQDVGYRAPGAATA from the coding sequence ATGCCCATGTACCTGACGAGGTTCAGCTACACCCCCGAGACCTGGGCGATGCTGATCGCCCAGCCCGAGGACCGCCGGAGGGCGGCGGCCGCCTACATCGAGTCGGTGGGCGGAAAGCTGCACGGGTTCTGGTACGCCTTCGGTTCCCACGACGGGGTCAACCTGTGGGAGGCGCCGGACAACGTCTCGATGGCCGCCGTGGCACTGGCCATCGGCGGCGGCGGTGCCCTCAGCTCGATCGAGACGACCGTGCTGCTGACGGTCGAGGAGACCCTGGAGGCGCTGGGTCGAGCCCAGGACGTCGGCTACCGGGCTCCGGGGGCGGCGACGGCGTAG
- a CDS encoding dihydrofolate reductase family protein — protein sequence MRRLLPDPGNLDDDGLIEAYRLPPGRSLRVNFVASLDGAVTVDGRSEGLGSPGDKRIFRLLRALADAVLVGHGTSSAEGYRPLTAGSAVGRLRTELGRPATAPIVVVSRRASLDPGDRLAGALSPTICVTCEAADADRRAALAAAGVSVLVCGDDDVDLPLALDVLAERGLEQVLCEGGPALLRTALSAGVVDELDLSIAPALVGGETRLLDGALRDPARLELRQVLEEDGVMFTRYAVAAPGAR from the coding sequence GTGCGCCGGCTCCTCCCCGATCCGGGGAACCTGGACGACGACGGGCTGATCGAGGCCTACCGGTTGCCTCCGGGGCGCTCGCTGCGGGTCAACTTCGTGGCCTCCCTCGACGGCGCGGTCACCGTGGACGGGCGCAGCGAGGGCCTCGGCTCCCCCGGCGACAAGCGCATCTTCCGCCTGCTCCGGGCCCTGGCCGACGCCGTCCTGGTCGGCCACGGGACGTCGTCGGCCGAGGGCTACCGGCCCCTCACCGCGGGCTCCGCCGTCGGCCGGCTGCGCACCGAGCTCGGCCGGCCGGCCACCGCGCCGATCGTCGTCGTCTCCCGCCGGGCGTCGCTCGACCCGGGCGACCGGCTCGCCGGCGCGCTCTCCCCCACGATCTGCGTCACCTGCGAGGCGGCCGATGCCGATCGCCGCGCGGCGCTCGCGGCGGCCGGCGTGTCGGTGCTGGTCTGCGGCGACGACGACGTCGACCTGCCGCTCGCCCTCGACGTGCTGGCCGAACGTGGCCTCGAGCAGGTGCTCTGCGAGGGCGGGCCGGCCCTGCTGCGGACGGCGCTGAGCGCCGGAGTGGTCGACGAGCTCGACCTGTCGATCGCGCCCGCCCTGGTGGGCGGTGAGACCCGGCTGCTCGACGGCGCCCTGCGGGATCCGGCCCGCCTCGAGCTCCGTCAGGTGCTGGAGGAGGACGGTGTGATGTTCACCCGCTACGCCGTCGCCGCCCCCGGAGCCCGGTAG
- the treZ gene encoding malto-oligosyltrehalose trehalohydrolase, whose translation MSAPVEFAVWAPLPERMRVQVDGAVHDMRRDDGGWWRAQVEASPEADYGYLIDDNDTPRPDPRSRRQPGGVHGLSRRFDPSAHEWGDDAWTGRPLAGGVVYEMHVGTFTPEGTLDAAIGRLGHLVRLGVDFVELLPVNGFNGTHNWGYDGVLWYAVQEEYGGPGAYQRFVDACHSQGLGVIQDVVYNHLGPSGNYLPEFFPINASGSANTWGNSINLSGPDSDEVRRYVIDNALMWLRDMHVDGLRLDAVHALVDERATHVLEEMAQEVDKLSVAVGRPLTLIAESDLNDPRMVTPRVAGGIGLTAQWSDDFHHSLHAVLTGEGQGYYSDFAEAGLGGLAKVLTGAFFHDGAWSSFRRRHHGRPVDTATLPGWKFLGYLQDHDQIGNRAVGDRISATLSPGLLAVGATLVLTSPFTPMLFMGEEWGATTPWQFFTSHPEPELGRATAEGRIGEFAEHGWDADVVPDPQDPETFTRSTLDWSELTREPHERLLAVHRSLLALRRAHPDLVDPDLTAVQVTWDDADRWLVVHRGSLRVVVNLAREPREIDLDRPVADVLFSTDELPTVDGDTVTLPAESAAVLSTR comes from the coding sequence ATGTCCGCTCCCGTCGAGTTCGCCGTCTGGGCGCCCCTGCCCGAGCGGATGCGGGTCCAGGTCGACGGCGCCGTGCACGACATGCGTCGGGACGACGGCGGCTGGTGGCGGGCGCAGGTGGAGGCATCGCCGGAGGCCGACTACGGCTACCTGATCGACGACAACGACACGCCGCGTCCGGACCCGCGGTCGCGCCGCCAGCCCGGGGGCGTGCACGGCCTCTCCCGCCGCTTCGACCCGAGCGCCCACGAGTGGGGCGACGACGCCTGGACCGGCCGGCCGCTGGCCGGTGGCGTCGTCTACGAGATGCACGTCGGCACCTTCACCCCGGAGGGCACCCTCGACGCGGCGATCGGCCGGCTGGGCCACCTGGTGCGCCTCGGGGTCGACTTCGTCGAACTGCTGCCGGTCAACGGGTTCAACGGCACGCACAACTGGGGCTACGACGGCGTCCTCTGGTACGCGGTGCAGGAGGAGTACGGCGGCCCCGGGGCCTACCAGCGGTTCGTCGACGCCTGCCACTCCCAGGGCCTCGGCGTGATCCAGGACGTCGTCTACAACCACCTCGGCCCGTCGGGGAACTACCTGCCCGAGTTCTTCCCCATCAACGCCTCGGGCAGCGCGAACACCTGGGGCAACTCGATCAACCTGAGCGGCCCCGACTCCGACGAGGTGCGCCGCTACGTCATCGACAACGCGCTGATGTGGCTGCGCGACATGCACGTCGACGGGCTGCGGCTGGACGCCGTCCACGCGCTGGTCGACGAGCGCGCCACCCACGTGCTGGAGGAGATGGCCCAGGAGGTGGACAAGCTGTCGGTCGCCGTCGGCCGGCCGCTGACGCTGATCGCCGAGAGCGACCTCAACGACCCGCGCATGGTCACCCCGCGCGTGGCCGGAGGCATCGGCCTGACCGCGCAGTGGAGCGACGACTTCCACCACTCGCTGCACGCGGTGCTGACCGGCGAGGGGCAGGGCTACTACTCCGACTTCGCCGAGGCGGGTCTCGGCGGGCTGGCGAAGGTGCTCACCGGCGCCTTCTTCCACGACGGCGCCTGGTCGAGCTTCCGGCGCCGGCACCACGGCCGCCCGGTCGACACCGCCACGCTGCCCGGCTGGAAGTTCCTCGGTTACCTCCAGGACCACGACCAGATCGGCAACCGCGCCGTCGGCGACCGGATCTCGGCCACCCTCTCCCCCGGGCTCCTCGCCGTCGGCGCGACGCTGGTGCTCACCAGCCCGTTCACGCCGATGCTGTTCATGGGCGAGGAGTGGGGCGCGACCACGCCGTGGCAGTTCTTCACCAGCCACCCCGAGCCCGAGCTGGGCAGGGCCACGGCCGAGGGGCGCATCGGCGAGTTCGCCGAGCACGGCTGGGACGCCGACGTCGTGCCCGACCCGCAGGATCCGGAGACCTTCACCCGGTCCACGCTCGACTGGTCGGAGCTGACGCGGGAGCCGCACGAGCGCCTGCTCGCCGTCCACCGGTCGCTGCTGGCCCTGCGTCGCGCGCACCCCGACCTGGTCGACCCCGACCTCACCGCCGTGCAGGTCACCTGGGACGACGCCGACCGCTGGCTGGTCGTGCACCGGGGCTCGCTGCGGGTGGTGGTGAACCTCGCCCGGGAGCCGCGGGAGATCGACCTCGACCGCCCGGTGGCCGACGTCCTCTTCAGCACCGACGAACTGCCCACGGTGGACGGCGACACGGTCACCCTGCCCGCCGAGAGCGCGGCCGTGCTCAGCACCCGCTGA
- a CDS encoding efflux RND transporter periplasmic adaptor subunit codes for MSVVRTVVFPALRLLVWAVIAVALAVLAFRGGTEDPGPGGPGAPTLELGSPTVPVSRGTVTNTVSVTGTVVADDAVPVKATAAGTVRRVLVSKGATVTAGQALLEIRFEEELDPVVGTDAEGNPTSTPRPPRVRTATVPAPAAGTLSTLDVLVDQVVAVGDEVGAISPGTLSVTATLTQAEQFRLLAPPATAEVEVQGGPAPFTCTGLTLGAPVADDAPDAPSPPPTGGTGGGGGTTARCAVPAGVTVFAGMGATVRVQAGTAENVLVVPITAVQGTVQTGNVWVLGDDGTEEQRPVTLGLTDGDQIEVREGLAEGEQVLQFVPVPDDTPVEDPMMGGPYG; via the coding sequence ATGTCCGTCGTTCGCACCGTCGTCTTCCCGGCACTCCGGCTGCTGGTCTGGGCCGTGATCGCCGTCGCGCTCGCCGTCCTCGCCTTCCGTGGGGGCACCGAAGACCCGGGCCCGGGCGGTCCGGGTGCGCCCACGCTGGAACTGGGCTCCCCGACCGTCCCGGTCAGCCGGGGCACCGTCACCAACACCGTCTCGGTCACCGGCACCGTGGTGGCCGACGACGCCGTCCCGGTGAAGGCCACGGCCGCAGGCACCGTCCGCCGCGTACTGGTCTCGAAGGGCGCCACCGTCACGGCCGGCCAGGCGCTGCTCGAGATCCGGTTCGAGGAGGAGCTCGACCCCGTCGTGGGCACCGACGCCGAGGGCAACCCGACGTCGACCCCGCGGCCCCCGCGGGTGCGCACGGCGACGGTTCCCGCTCCGGCGGCCGGCACGTTGAGCACCCTCGACGTCCTCGTCGACCAGGTCGTGGCCGTCGGCGACGAGGTGGGGGCCATCTCCCCGGGGACGCTCTCGGTGACCGCGACCCTCACGCAGGCCGAGCAGTTCCGGCTGCTGGCCCCGCCCGCCACCGCGGAGGTCGAGGTGCAGGGCGGCCCGGCGCCGTTCACCTGCACGGGCCTCACGCTGGGCGCGCCGGTGGCCGACGACGCGCCGGACGCACCGTCGCCGCCGCCGACGGGCGGCACCGGCGGTGGCGGAGGGACGACGGCGCGATGCGCGGTCCCCGCCGGCGTCACCGTCTTCGCCGGCATGGGGGCGACCGTCCGCGTGCAGGCCGGCACCGCGGAGAACGTGCTCGTCGTCCCGATCACCGCCGTCCAGGGGACGGTGCAGACCGGCAACGTCTGGGTGCTCGGCGACGACGGGACCGAGGAGCAGCGGCCGGTCACCCTCGGCCTCACCGACGGCGACCAGATCGAGGTGCGGGAAGGCCTGGCCGAGGGCGAGCAGGTCCTGCAGTTCGTGCCGGTGCCCGACGACACCCCGGTCGAGGACCCGATGATGGGCGGGCCGTACGGATGA
- a CDS encoding ABC transporter ATP-binding protein, translated as MSLLQLRGISREVLLPDESVLPILTGVDLDVAPGEHVAIVGRSGSGKSTLLNLLGLLDTPTNGSYLLDGEPTDRLSARRRSRLRGEVFGFVFQQFNLLPRRTAAENVAAPLLYARGRDYLRRRRTAREMLDRVGLGARADQVPERLSGGEQQRVAIARALVRSPRVVLADEPTGALDVETGAQVMALLAQATAENGAALVTITHDLSVAALAGRRFRLDHGRLSPLVEAGALGAATSDRGTA; from the coding sequence ATGAGCTTGTTGCAGCTGCGGGGGATCAGCCGGGAGGTCCTCCTCCCGGACGAGAGCGTCCTGCCGATCCTGACCGGTGTCGACCTGGACGTCGCCCCCGGCGAGCACGTCGCCATCGTCGGCCGGTCCGGGTCGGGGAAGTCCACGCTGCTCAACCTCCTCGGTCTGCTCGACACCCCGACGAACGGCAGCTACCTGCTGGACGGCGAGCCGACCGACCGGCTGTCGGCCCGCCGCCGGTCGCGGCTCCGGGGGGAGGTGTTCGGCTTCGTCTTCCAGCAGTTCAACCTGCTGCCGCGCCGCACGGCGGCCGAGAACGTCGCCGCGCCCCTCCTCTACGCCCGGGGGCGGGACTACCTGCGCCGTCGGCGCACGGCACGGGAGATGCTCGACCGGGTGGGGTTGGGTGCCCGCGCTGACCAGGTGCCCGAGCGGCTCTCCGGTGGTGAGCAGCAGCGGGTGGCGATCGCCCGCGCGCTGGTCCGGTCGCCGCGCGTCGTCCTGGCCGACGAACCCACCGGAGCCCTCGACGTCGAGACCGGGGCGCAGGTCATGGCCCTGCTGGCGCAGGCGACCGCGGAGAACGGCGCCGCGCTGGTCACCATCACCCACGACCTGTCGGTCGCGGCGCTGGCCGGCCGGCGCTTCCGGCTCGACCACGGCCGGCTGTCGCCCCTGGTCGAGGCCGGCGCGCTCGGGGCCGCGACGTCGGACCGGGGGACTGCGTGA
- a CDS encoding ABC transporter permease: MTGVLGTLAEAWDEVRVHKTRVLLSLVGVFLAVFAMTSVTALGLMVAQVQQELGERAGGRAATVAINAWDPATGLPPDGAEWGAAVADLVERYDIATAATISYGETRFRMAGGTMAVQTRRVSPNYGDLHRIEPVEGRWLREEDRENLSPAVVVNEAFMAALGVPDLTGRPTVVIGGPTPVTATIVGVVREGYGEELVAYRIDRSTGPWDAATAADPATAMYGGPSTLELWVPAEQTDQVMQTVRHDLALALDGVQVDAYRTDPQGAEETIAMLRLAIRGAGVVVLILGGLGVLNIGLVTVRQRIREIGVRRSFGATSGRIFAAVMLESVCATALAGLLAVGAAIVLVRNLPLEQLLNNGIPIADLPGFPVAAAIEGMIAATAVGALAGLLPAIIAVRAKVIDAIRF; the protein is encoded by the coding sequence GTGACCGGCGTGCTGGGCACGCTGGCCGAGGCGTGGGACGAGGTACGGGTCCACAAGACCCGGGTGCTGCTCTCGCTCGTCGGCGTCTTCCTCGCGGTGTTCGCCATGACCAGCGTGACGGCGCTCGGGCTCATGGTCGCCCAGGTGCAGCAGGAGCTCGGGGAGCGGGCCGGGGGCCGGGCGGCGACCGTCGCCATCAACGCCTGGGATCCCGCGACCGGGCTGCCGCCGGACGGTGCGGAGTGGGGCGCCGCGGTCGCCGACCTCGTCGAGCGGTACGACATCGCCACCGCGGCCACCATCTCCTACGGCGAGACCCGGTTCCGGATGGCTGGCGGGACCATGGCCGTCCAGACCCGCCGGGTGTCACCGAACTACGGCGATCTGCACCGGATCGAGCCGGTCGAGGGCCGCTGGCTGCGCGAGGAGGACCGCGAGAACCTCTCCCCGGCGGTGGTCGTCAACGAGGCGTTCATGGCCGCTCTCGGCGTCCCGGACCTCACCGGCCGGCCCACCGTCGTCATCGGCGGGCCGACTCCGGTCACCGCGACCATCGTCGGCGTCGTCCGCGAGGGCTACGGCGAGGAACTGGTCGCGTATCGGATCGACCGGTCGACCGGTCCGTGGGATGCGGCCACGGCGGCGGACCCCGCGACGGCGATGTACGGCGGCCCGAGCACGCTCGAGCTGTGGGTCCCGGCCGAGCAGACCGACCAGGTCATGCAGACGGTCCGCCACGATCTCGCCCTCGCGCTGGACGGCGTCCAGGTCGACGCCTACCGGACCGACCCCCAGGGTGCCGAGGAGACCATCGCCATGCTGCGGCTCGCCATCCGGGGTGCCGGTGTGGTGGTGCTGATCCTGGGCGGCCTCGGCGTGCTCAACATCGGGCTGGTGACCGTCCGCCAGCGGATCCGCGAGATCGGGGTCCGCCGCAGCTTCGGTGCCACGTCCGGCCGCATCTTCGCCGCCGTGATGCTGGAGAGCGTCTGCGCCACGGCGCTGGCCGGACTCCTCGCGGTCGGGGCCGCGATCGTCCTCGTCCGGAACCTGCCGCTGGAACAGCTGCTGAACAACGGCATCCCGATCGCGGACCTGCCGGGATTCCCGGTGGCCGCAGCGATCGAGGGCATGATCGCCGCCACGGCCGTCGGCGCTCTGGCCGGGCTGCTGCCCGCGATCATCGCCGTCCGCGCCAAGGTCATCGACGCCATCCGTTTCTGA
- the treY gene encoding malto-oligosyltrehalose synthase, with product MPAATYRLQVHAGFRLEDAAEVAGYLADLGVTHAYSSPLLRSAEGSNHGYDTVDHAHIDEARGGRAGFDRFVAGLHQHGLGLVLDLVPNHMGVDDPAAAPWWWDVLKHGQDSAHAAAFDIDWEFGGGKVRIPVLGSADDVQKLEVVDGELRYYDNRFPIAPGTGAGTPQEVHARQHYELVDWRRADADLNYRRFFAINTLAGLRVEDPAIFDATHELVLQLVDDGAVDGLRIDHPDGLADPEGYLDRLAEASGNRWTVVEKILEPGEDLPESWRTAGTTGYDALAEVDEVLIDPAGEAALTALDTELAGKDVDYEQLVHDCKREVADGMLGSEVARLVRVIGKLGWAGNSAVDVAQQTEALAELLASFPVYRSYLPDGREHLDATVTAVRNRRPDLVAAVDALHSVLSSAGSEAATRFEQTSGPVMAKGVEDSAYYRWARFVALNEVGGDPARFGSTVAEFHAAQQRRAERYPESMTTLSTHDTKRSEDVRARLAVLAELPSDWAQLVRTLLERHPLADRPLAHLVWQNIVGAWPLSRERAQAYVEKAAREAGTSTTWTNPVQEFEEHLHALVDAAYDDPATTADIDAFVTRIAPFGRSNSMSQKLLQLTMPGVPDVYQGTELWDFSLVDPDNRRPVDYALRRKLLADLDRGEIPAVDDSGAAKLLVVSRVLRARRDHPEWFGGYEPVGVTGSAAEHLVAYDRGGAVVVATRLPAGLAATGWGDTALQLPTGAWRDLFTGERVVSDMDGLAVDALLTRLPVALLTRD from the coding sequence GTGCCGGCCGCCACTTACCGCCTGCAGGTGCACGCCGGGTTCCGCCTGGAGGACGCCGCGGAGGTGGCCGGCTACCTGGCCGACCTCGGGGTGACCCACGCCTACTCCTCTCCCCTGCTGCGCTCGGCCGAAGGCAGCAACCACGGCTACGACACCGTCGACCACGCGCACATCGACGAGGCCCGCGGCGGGCGGGCCGGCTTCGACCGGTTCGTCGCCGGCCTGCACCAGCACGGGCTCGGTCTGGTGCTGGACCTCGTCCCCAACCACATGGGCGTCGACGACCCCGCGGCCGCGCCCTGGTGGTGGGACGTGCTGAAGCACGGCCAGGACAGCGCGCACGCGGCCGCCTTCGACATCGACTGGGAGTTCGGCGGCGGCAAGGTCCGCATCCCGGTCCTCGGCTCGGCGGACGACGTCCAGAAGCTGGAGGTGGTCGACGGTGAGCTGCGGTACTACGACAACCGCTTCCCGATCGCGCCGGGCACCGGAGCCGGCACCCCGCAGGAGGTGCACGCCCGCCAGCACTACGAGCTGGTCGACTGGCGCCGGGCCGACGCCGACCTGAACTACCGCCGGTTCTTCGCCATCAACACCCTGGCCGGGCTGCGCGTCGAGGACCCGGCCATCTTCGACGCCACCCACGAGCTGGTCCTGCAACTGGTGGACGACGGCGCCGTCGACGGCCTGCGGATCGACCACCCCGACGGCCTGGCCGACCCCGAGGGATACCTCGATCGCCTCGCCGAGGCCTCCGGCAACCGCTGGACGGTCGTGGAGAAGATCCTCGAGCCGGGCGAGGACCTGCCGGAGTCGTGGCGGACCGCCGGGACGACGGGCTACGACGCCCTCGCCGAGGTCGACGAGGTGCTGATCGACCCCGCCGGCGAGGCGGCGCTGACCGCGCTGGACACCGAGCTGGCCGGCAAGGACGTCGACTACGAGCAGCTGGTCCACGACTGCAAGCGCGAGGTCGCCGACGGCATGCTCGGCTCGGAGGTCGCCCGGCTGGTCCGGGTCATCGGGAAGCTCGGGTGGGCGGGCAACAGCGCAGTCGACGTCGCCCAGCAGACCGAGGCGCTGGCCGAGCTGCTGGCCAGCTTCCCCGTCTACCGCAGCTACCTGCCCGACGGTCGCGAGCACCTCGACGCGACCGTCACCGCCGTCCGCAACCGCCGCCCGGACCTGGTCGCCGCGGTCGATGCCCTGCACTCCGTCCTGTCCTCCGCCGGGTCGGAGGCGGCGACCCGGTTCGAGCAGACCAGCGGCCCGGTCATGGCCAAGGGCGTGGAGGACAGCGCCTACTACCGGTGGGCGCGGTTCGTCGCGCTCAACGAGGTGGGCGGCGACCCGGCGCGCTTCGGCAGCACGGTCGCGGAGTTCCACGCCGCACAGCAGCGCCGCGCGGAGCGCTACCCCGAGTCGATGACGACGCTGTCCACCCACGACACCAAGCGCAGCGAGGACGTCCGCGCCCGCCTGGCCGTGCTCGCCGAGCTCCCGAGCGACTGGGCGCAGCTCGTCCGCACGCTGCTGGAGCGCCATCCGCTGGCGGACCGGCCGCTGGCCCACCTGGTGTGGCAGAACATCGTCGGCGCATGGCCGCTCTCCCGGGAGCGGGCGCAGGCCTACGTGGAGAAGGCCGCCCGCGAGGCCGGCACATCGACGACCTGGACCAATCCGGTGCAGGAGTTCGAAGAGCACCTGCACGCGCTGGTCGACGCCGCGTACGACGATCCCGCCACCACGGCCGACATCGACGCCTTCGTCACCCGGATCGCGCCGTTCGGCCGGTCGAACTCGATGAGCCAGAAGCTGCTGCAGCTGACGATGCCCGGCGTCCCGGACGTCTACCAGGGCACCGAGCTCTGGGACTTCTCGCTCGTCGACCCCGACAACCGCCGTCCGGTCGACTACGCCCTGCGCCGGAAGCTCCTGGCCGACCTCGACCGTGGCGAGATCCCGGCGGTCGACGACAGCGGCGCGGCCAAGCTGCTCGTGGTCTCGCGCGTGCTGCGTGCCCGCCGCGACCACCCCGAGTGGTTCGGCGGGTACGAGCCGGTCGGGGTCACCGGGTCGGCCGCCGAACACCTCGTCGCCTACGACCGCGGTGGAGCCGTCGTCGTGGCGACCCGCCTGCCGGCCGGACTGGCGGCCACGGGCTGGGGCGACACGGCCCTGCAGCTGCCCACCGGCGCCTGGCGCGACCTGTTCACCGGCGAGCGGGTCGTCTCCGACATGGACGGCCTGGCCGTCGACGCGCTGCTGACCCGCCTCCCCGTGGCGCTGCTCACCCGCGATTGA